DNA sequence from the Malus domestica chromosome 06, GDT2T_hap1 genome:
AGACATACGGTGTCGAGAGAGTCGGCGCCAAGTAATGCAAACTTGGAGTCAGAGGAAACCTTTGACTCCGGAGGCAAAGCCAATTGCTTCCTCACAATCTCCACTACCTTTTGCACCGTCTCCGGTTTGGCCTGTCCATTTATGTGGTTTCAATATAACTTGTTAAACTCAAATTTACAAGTCATCTGCCTTATAACTGATTATAAATAGAGAGACAAAAGTTGATGTACAACTAATAATAACTATGAATATTTCGATAGACGCAATTAATTTTCGAGTTCGAAAAACTTACGGCGCAACAAATTTGGAGATGAGAGATTCTCAAAGAAGAGAAGCCACTCTTGGCCCATCCATTAGAAACCAACTTTAAACTTGAACTTGTTTTTGTTACCTGCATTATTTTCACCTTCAGCACATTTTATTGGTCTAAAAAACCATCAATTGGGCAaatattcaagaaattcaaaaaataacGACCCCTTGTGGTTAACCTATAACTAAGGTATGTGAACGCCTCTCACAGATAAGTAGATAGACTTGTGTGAGATGCACATGCAGAGAGTACACCTATCTTGAAAGGTAGTAACACAATTGGACGCAAGATTTTCTCCAAAACAGATCCCGAATTTTCAAGAGATAACCCAATTGAACAACAAGAGAAATGTGACTTGAGCACACAAAATTTGGTATAGTAGTACTAAAAGACCAAATGAGACTACAATTAATGAAGACTTAATGGCACGCGTTCATCGTGGCATCTTGAGCAGTTCTAACATAGAAATGGCATAGAATGCTGCAGTGAACGTGTTCTATGTAGGTCTCTCTCAAAATTAACTGCAATAAAAGTGAATCTAAGCTAAATGTTAGTACCTGGCAGGTCTTGATTGGCTGGTTTTGAAAGGTTTGGAACCTGCAGAGAGAAGTTGCTGAAGCAGAAGCCATTGGAGCTCACAAAAGCGAAGCACGGAAACTTGGTTACTTGAAACAGAGATATGGTGAAAGTGTGCTAAACTATCCTATTGGAACAGAGCCCTATCTACTACTTACGTGGCAGATACTCGGACATCATGGTGGGTCCCCAAAAGCCAGGTACAAGTTGCCACATGGGACAAATTAACAACTAGGCATCCAGCAGTGGATAGCACAAAAtaattaaagtttaattacacTCGAATTTAACTACTTGATCTCTAgcagaaaaaataattaaagttTAATTAAGCTCCTACTTGATCTAAACACAACGAAGTAAGCAAAATTCAGATCTTAAAACGATATCAacgaaattaaacaaaaaatttaattaaaaaactacaaTTCCACatgattcaaaaattcaaatcacGTAATTATCAGCGTAGATTTTGAATTACCGCAGGCGAGGGAGATCTATTAGGCCGAGTCACCGAAATCGCCGGAAGAGGCTTTGCACCGTTAGTAAAACCATTTCCGGACAAAGAAGACGGTGCATGAGGCGGCTGAGCGAATCGGAAACCGAGATCATCGTCGTCGTCCTCGTCAACGATGGACTGAGAAGCCATGACTGAGCTATCCGTTGAGCGGCGGCTTTAGCGGCGAAGTTTTGATTTCGCTTGATGGTGGAGATTCCGGTGGCTGACGGATTGAGCCGGAACTGAGGGTGCGCTGGCGACATCGCCGGAGAAGAGCCTGTACTGCTCGAGCCTCCGCTCCACTGCCGCGAGTACACCGGACTCGCTTGTCTCCTCCGATCGATctatatgtgtgtatgtgtgtgtataaataTGTGTGTATTGCTGTGAAATGAAAGCTGATATTTTCCCCAGAaaattttctcgggaaaatCGGGAGGTGGACTGAGAGAGACTAGAGAAATAGGGGAAGGTGTTTTTCCTTTGATattgtttggtatgcagacagACGGGACATGACGGGATGGAACAGAGAGGAGCAAAGATGTCTTCGGATGGctacaaggaggaagaagaagatgcagatgttataattttgtatttCACGGATGTGGCCGTTCCAGGGTGCGTTCCAGGGTGAgacggaacgaaaattcacttAAAATTTATTCCATGTAATAATTATTTTCACCTGTTTTAGGTGCACCAAATATGGAACGGAACGCATCGTTCCACTCCGTTCTGTCCCATCCCATGTACCAAACGTTACCTTTGAGTTCGGGGGTTAGGGACAAGttgtggagagatttttcagtgtgatcgttACACGGaatggtacatcatgtgttgctatataaatgatgaaatatatatgttaaaaaattaataacttaaaaaataaaatttctcaccacttacaTGAAAACATATGATGTACCACTCGTGTTCctatcacaactaaaaatttctccaagttATGTAGGGTTGAAACTTGCAATGTGCATGCTGAGCAAACAAACGGTGGCGTTTTGACGTTCGATTGATGTTGATGCACGTTTCGCGGGAGAGGATGCGTGGAAGTGGGCGGTAACGTGTCAAATAAGAAGGCGTGGGCCCGATACATTTGGTGGCAGCCGATGCCAGATGTTTCGGGTATGGAGGCAGAGAATGTGTcattctgtttgtgtggtcacggttaaaccacgtcaacattttatattactatttatttttgtcttatcatctttataaaaaaaaaaatataaaatgttaacgtggcttaaccgtgaccacacaaaacagaatgACACAGGAAGTGGGAGGgtagagaatctgcctcctttGGGTATTGAACCTCTGAATCTGGGAGGGTACAGAAGGACACGTAAACTTTTTGCTGCGGAGAACCTCTGAATCTGAATCCTCTCcagatcttctttgtgaggattttgaGAATTCGTGAATAGTATTCGTTCATCGTGCATCGTGCAGTCAGTTTTCATCAAACACTAtttatgttcaattttaaataataaaattaaaaatgatttataattgtacaatgtacgatgaatgtaTACGATACACGAATCTCCAGAttctcacaaaaaggatccggagaggattctTATTCGAACAAACTAACGTTGGGATGAGACGAGGTCTATGAAACGTTGACGTTTTGTAAGGAGAAAGCTTTGGACAATGAGTTGTTAAGACTAATTAGTAAAAAATTATTCATCTCTAACTATTCTTAATAATGTCAACTCCTTAATGTgattgtttgggttaatatttgaacattgggcTACAAATGTGTGGAAGCCCAGAGATATTAATTAAAGGGAGATTTGCCCGAGGCCCAAGCATCAAGCCCAGAGACAAATTGGCGCCTTCCCATTAATGCATAGGCCATGTGCCTATGATTTAAATGTCAAGTGTTGGGGACTAACTCACAATCAGCCAAAAAACACTTTTTAGTGAtaatacaagtaaaaagctgatgactcactaccctcaaAGTGCTTTCAGGCAAGAACAAAGTCACTGCAGTCGGACTAATTTGCATATAAATGGAGGAAGAGgccccagagacaaggacactcaaccaatcaaacaaacaaacatacaaactttgttttcaagctagatttgcatccaaaagctgTAATCAACCCAGATCTCAATCCTTTTCAGGATATCTCCCTcacaaaagctttgttttaaaGCTCTACTATCATCCTTAGTGACGTAGTATCGATTCTCTTGTGTAAACTGGTTGaccatccatccctttttaACATAGAAACATCTGTAAACTCAAAGAGAAGTGattgcaagaagttcaaccttgcccgacaaggtgaaatcttgcttaAAGTTCTttgtgtgttttctaagataATAGATCTATTACTTAATGTATTCTTcagcatgtattcaagtcatatccatttgttttcctactttaagagtctcatttgcatctGAATCTGGTCAGCTTAATGGATATGCTTTCATTTAATACCAATCAAGaaccaaacaaatgacttaagggATCTGGACTCCCCTCATTCGAAtatacaagactatgaactgaAAGTCATTGGTCACAagacaagaaaaagaacttaatgtggacttaactcatccatgacaatcctttgatagcAAGAAGTCCGAGTAACTTGGGGTGCATGTAATCGACTAAACACAATCTTGTTCTATatctgctatactgagataCCAGTGGCACGCCTATCACTtgattagttttgattgtgagcctcaaggcctacacctaaggccccacaaaggcacctttcaaaactaACTCTATCCTCTTCTTGCAGCACATCAACAAGTAAAAGCCCGACTACACATCTAAAATGCCAATCCTTTGGGAAGTTGTGCTGAGAGCCGATGAGCCCTCTCCAGAGAAATCTTCGCCCGAACAGTGATCACATTTGTTTAATTAATAAGCGTGTTTGTTTTCTCAATGCCAAGTGATTGAGTAAAAGTTACTTAGAGATCAACGGGAGTAAGATGTCGTGTACATAAATAGTAAGATGTCAAGGCATTATAAACAAATAACATGTCGTTTGTTTTTTTGAGTAACAGTATGTAAATGGTTTGAAATGTTTAGATAATATACGGGGCGCATGTAAATCTCTCTCGTCAAAGTTGCTTTGTTTCACTATAACATGAAAAAGTGGGAACCAATTGAGCTCCACTAGATGCATATCTAGGTGCATGAAAACAATTGTGAACAGTTAATGgaaaaatattacaatattaATTTTACTTGAAttgtatttaatacaatacaTAGTATGTTAAACTTGACGAATTAAGCTCGATTAGCTACATATCTTAGTGTATAAAAGCAATCGTGAAACTGTTGATTGTGATAACTTTGCTTTTATCAATGAACCACAAAAATCCAACACAACGGTTTTGTTTAGGCACATTATTGCAGCATTTCAAACCAATAACGCGAGAAAATTAAAACACGAGACATCATTGTATTCATGTATAATGTCACGTCGACGTGCTGAGAAGTGTTAAATCCTTTTTCTAACTTTGACGCTGCCGAAATTATGATAAACCCTATTTGTTCACATACATTAACAAGGACAAATAGCATGCATTTTTGCAGCAACAATGTTGTAGAAAAAAACtaggcaacttcaccaaaccAAATCAAAGTCATTCAAATCCACAACTTGCAAACCAACCTCACcaaatcaaataagaaaaagtCGCAGCTCATAACCAATAAGCTTAACATAACTAAACTCAATTAATTTGAATAAATTAAGCGGCTGATTTCTTTTCAATGAGCTTCTCTATCAAATCAGCTGCTTCTTGGACCGTGCTTATGTTCTGAGAGCTCTCCTCTTCAACGCTAATGTCAAACTCTTCCTCCAAATTCATCACTATCTCCACCTGTATCCAAATTACTTCTTCGTCAACCTAATCGATAGCAAATAGTCCGAGATAGTTTTGAAATGGTATAAATAAAGTATCAATATGCTGGCGACATTCTCGAGACTTGACATAGTAATAGTGCTATTTGAGAACATTGCTACATTAATATGCA
Encoded proteins:
- the LOC103420282 gene encoding acyl carrier protein 1, chloroplastic-like, producing MASASATSLCRFQTFQNQPIKTCQVTKTSSSLKLVSNGWAKSGFSSLRISHLQICCAAKPETVQKVVEIVRKQLALPPESKVSSDSKFALLGADSLDTVEIVMNLEEEFDISVEEESSQNISTVQEAADLIEKLIEKKSAA